The following DNA comes from Streptomyces sp. Ag109_O5-10.
GTGAACGGGATTTGGTAGAAGTGGAACATCAGGTCCGGGCCCGGCTGTTCGGGGTCGCGGCGGACGAACAGGCCCGCGTCGGAGTCCATCGCGGAGTTCTCCGGGATCGGGCCGTTCGTCTCCCAGACGATCACCGACTCGGGGTGGTCGAGGAGGTTCTCGCCGACGCCCGGGAGGTCGTGCGCGACCGGGATGCCGAGGGCCTCGAGGTCCGAGGCCGGGCCTATGCCCGAGTGGAGGAGGAGGCGCGGGGAGTCGACGGCGCCGGCGCACAGGACGACCTCGTTGCGTGCCCGCACGAGGAGTTCCTCGCCGTCCTTGGTGCGGACGTGGACGCCTTCGGCCCGGGTGCCGTCCAGTTCCAGGCGGTACGCCCAGGTCTCCAGGAGGAGGTGCAGGTTGGGGCGCTCGTCCAGTACCGGGTGGAGGTAGGCCACCGACGCGCTGGAGCGCTTGTTGGTCTCGGGGTGGTACGCGAGGTCGAAGAAGCCGACGCCCTCGGTGAACGGCCGCCGGTTGAACCCCTCCACGCGCGGGACGCCCAGCGCCTCCTGGGCGGCGTCGACGAAGTCGCGGGCGATGGCGTTCCGGTCCTTCTCGTCGACCGGGACGATGTTGTTGAGGAGGCGGGCGTAGTAGGCCTCCATCGGCACCGCGCCCCAACCCTTGGCTCCCGCCTCTTCCCACTCGTCCCAGTCGGAGGGCAGCGGCTTGAAGGAGATGAGGGTGTTGTGGCTGGAGCAGCCGCCCAGCACCCGGGCGCGGCTGTGCCGGATGTGGGAGTTGCCGCGCGGCTGTTCGGTGGTCGGGTAGTCGTAGTCCAGCTCGCCGCCGAGCAGGCCCATCCAGCGGCGCAGGGTGAGGACGTCGTCGCGGCCGACGTCGCTCGGGCCGCCCTCGATGACGGCGACGGTGACGTCCGGGTTCTCGGTGAGGCGGGAGGCTATGACGGAACCGGCGGTTCCGCCGCCGATGACGACGTAGTCGTAGACGTGGGGGGTGTGGGACATGGGGGGAGCTCCAAGAGGCTTCTTCGGTACGGCGGTCGGAAGAACTCAGCCGGCGAACCAGCGCACCGGCTTCGGCGCGAGGTTCTGGTAGACGTGCTTGGTCTCGCGGTACTCGGCGAGCCCGGCGGGGCCCAGTTCGCGGCCGGTGCCGCTCTTTCCGAAGCCGCCCCACTCCGCCTGCGGCAGGTAGGGGTGGAAGTCGTT
Coding sequences within:
- a CDS encoding GMC family oxidoreductase, with translation MSHTPHVYDYVVIGGGTAGSVIASRLTENPDVTVAVIEGGPSDVGRDDVLTLRRWMGLLGGELDYDYPTTEQPRGNSHIRHSRARVLGGCSSHNTLISFKPLPSDWDEWEEAGAKGWGAVPMEAYYARLLNNIVPVDEKDRNAIARDFVDAAQEALGVPRVEGFNRRPFTEGVGFFDLAYHPETNKRSSASVAYLHPVLDERPNLHLLLETWAYRLELDGTRAEGVHVRTKDGEELLVRARNEVVLCAGAVDSPRLLLHSGIGPASDLEALGIPVAHDLPGVGENLLDHPESVIVWETNGPIPENSAMDSDAGLFVRRDPEQPGPDLMFHFYQIPFTDNPERLGYERPAHGVSMTPNIPKPRSRGRLHLTSADPSVKPALDFRYFTDEDDYDGRTLVDGIRIAREIARTEPLAGWLKREVCPGPEVLGDAELSEYARKVAHTVYHPAGTCRMGAVDDQLAVVDPELRVRGLDGIRIADASVFPAMPAVNPMIGVLMVGERAVDLLKGGA